AACCGCAGTCCATTGAGTTTGAGTCATATTATTAATCCTTAACTAAATTGAACAATTTCGTAATGTTCTACTGTTGGAAAGGGGTCGTAAAAATGATGCAGGAGGGTTCGCCATTGCTCATATTTTTCAGATTGTCTAAATCCAACGGTATGAGCTTCTAGCGTTTGCCAACGAACCAGCAAAATATAACGATTTGAGGTTTCAATACAGCGTTGAAGTTCGTGAGAAATATATCCCGGCATTGAAGCAATGATAGGTGAAGCAGTTTTGAAAGCGATTTCAAACTCTTGAGCTAACCCAGGCTTAATTTCCAAAATTGCTACTTCTAGTATCATCGCGTTAACTTAGCAACATTAAGATGACGATAATTCACCCGATCGACTAATGTTCCATGCAAAAAAAATACCGCAGAGATAATTCATTTTTTGTTGTTTGAGAGAGGAGATTCTTGATTAGTAATCTCGATCGAAAACCCAATTAACTTTGATAAGGGCGCGGTAATTGGCGCAGTTTATAAGCGGGATCTAATTCACTATTGTTTTTTCTGCCATATCCCCAACCTAAGATGCGACGGTATTCGCCCATGATGCCGCTTTCGATTAAATCATCCTCATCAACTGCAACGTTGGTATGGGATTCAGGGGCAACATAAAGCGCGTCCGCAGGACAATAAGCCTCGCACATAAAACAAGTTTGACAATCTTCCTGTCGAGCAATGACGGGCGGTTGATTGGGCACAGCATCAAACACATTAGTGGGACAAACTATCACTTGCAACATAAAATGGCGTAGTTTGTGAATCATAAACTGGCTAAACCGCCACGGAAATACAAAGTTTCAGACGGCTAAACGTCTGAAACTTTGTATCAAATCTTAGCTAGAGTTCAAATTTTGCATGATAAAGTGGCTATAAGTTTCCTAGCTAAAAGGAAAATAAAAAAGTCAGAAATATTATTTTTTTGCCCGTTATATGGGAACTTTTGTGCCAATATATGGTTTAAAACAGCCAAGATATGGTTCAAAAGAAGTTTTTGTGTACAAAAACTTCTTTTGAACTATTATCTTCCACAGCAAAAATTTACTAACAGGAGAGCTATAGTTTTGGGAGTTGTCAACAGCAGTATTTAAATCAAAAGCTTATATGGAGAGCATTTGAGACATCTATTACTCAAAAAATGAATTGTGAAGTATAAATTGGCTTACCCACTTATGAAGCATAAATTGGCGTTTCACGCCAATTTATGCTTCAAGTGACACAAACTTGCACACATACATTGCAATTAATACAGAGTTTATGACTCACAAGCTCGATCATGATACTGCTCCTGCTACCGTTTTGATATAGAGGGTGTGGTTTGAGCGATCGGTGGTATTTTAATTGCAACCGTTGGTGTGAAATACTGTTTTCTTTACGACACGCTGAGTTATATTGCTGCGATCGTGACTCTGAAAGCGATGCAAATACCACGTAAGTCTCAAGCAGTGACGACACAGAATGATACTTGGCAGAAATTGCGCGAAGGCTTTCAATATGTCAGTACTATGCAACCAATTCGCATCATTCTGCTAATGTTGGCATTACATGGCATAGTTGGCATTTCCTACATTGCTGTATTACCTATTTTTGCGGCGGAGATTCTACACGGGAATGCTACTACAATGGCAGTACTTGGGATGGCAGGGCCGATCGGTTCTTTATGCGCTTGTGTCTATCTGAGTATGCGACGCGGTATTTTGGGATTAGAACGGCTAATTATGGTGGCACAAGTTGCGATCGGAATGAGTCTAATTTCTTTTTCTCTATCCAAGCAACTCTGGCTATCTCTGTTGACACTGGTAATGGTTGGAGGTTTTGGAATTCTGCAAATTACCAGCAGTAATACGATTATTCAAACTCTCGTACCAGACGACAAGCGTGGTCGTGTTATGAGTTTCTATGCACTGGCGATGGTGGGAATGATGCCTTTTGGGAATTTATTGGCTGGCAGTTTAGCACAGGTGATGGGTGCTCCCAATGCGCTACTTGTTTGCGGTAGTTTTTGTATCCTGGGATCGATATGGTATTCTTCTCAGTTGCCGCAGGTAATTTGTTGGATTAAGCAAGAAATCGATCGCTCTCATGTAAAAGAGCGATCCATAATTTGATAATTTTGTTTATGGATGGTGATGGGCATCTTGCCCATCCTACAAGGTTTAGGCTGGTAGTTATCAATAAAGTGATGTCAACACTTTATCAACAGCCGCCCTAAATGCAGTTGCAGCACCTGCACTCATATCGCGGGGCGCACAAATGCGATTTCGCAGATATGCCAGGGTTATTGCTCCTACAGCAGCGACAATTGGATCGGCGTTATCTTTCCCACCAATTCGTCCCCAAGGTAAAACGATTTTATTCCCATTGATGAGGTATTCTGCTAGTAATCTGAGGTGAAGATCGATCGCTTCTTTTACAGGTGAAATATCATCATTTATTGCTAATCTTTGGACTCCAGAATTTTTCAGGATATCTGCGATCGCAGCTTCTCGATTATCGCTCAATCTTTCAGCTGCTTCTGCCCGATATTCTATTGCTTCACTATCTGCTGGATTTAAAGGTGATAAATTTCCCACAGGTTGAGAACCGAATCTACGACGCAAAAGTAAATTATTAGTAATACTATCGGATCTAACTCGATGATAAGCAGGACGCTGACTGATAGCTTCAAACCAAGCATTAAGGCGAGGAAAACGAGGATTTCCCTTGATGTGGTAGCCTCGATAGACAGGTAAATTAGCTGCCAATCTGTCTAAATGGGCGCTATACATAATATCTATTAAGCTAAATGTTG
The sequence above is a segment of the Phormidium ambiguum IAM M-71 genome. Coding sequences within it:
- a CDS encoding antibiotic biosynthesis monooxygenase family protein, producing MILEVAILEIKPGLAQEFEIAFKTASPIIASMPGYISHELQRCIETSNRYILLVRWQTLEAHTVGFRQSEKYEQWRTLLHHFYDPFPTVEHYEIVQFS
- a CDS encoding 4Fe-4S dicluster domain-containing protein, whose amino-acid sequence is MIHKLRHFMLQVIVCPTNVFDAVPNQPPVIARQEDCQTCFMCEAYCPADALYVAPESHTNVAVDEDDLIESGIMGEYRRILGWGYGRKNNSELDPAYKLRQLPRPYQS
- a CDS encoding MFS transporter, which translates into the protein MLIATVGVKYCFLYDTLSYIAAIVTLKAMQIPRKSQAVTTQNDTWQKLREGFQYVSTMQPIRIILLMLALHGIVGISYIAVLPIFAAEILHGNATTMAVLGMAGPIGSLCACVYLSMRRGILGLERLIMVAQVAIGMSLISFSLSKQLWLSLLTLVMVGGFGILQITSSNTIIQTLVPDDKRGRVMSFYALAMVGMMPFGNLLAGSLAQVMGAPNALLVCGSFCILGSIWYSSQLPQVICWIKQEIDRSHVKERSII
- a CDS encoding glutathione S-transferase family protein, which translates into the protein MSIQNILSTWDELLETARKNTSTRRVRRPGQSPSTAPIPSSLHKLPPDTAPPVLLYRDTNSWCPFCERVWFALEEKAIPFETEFIDLSNKPKWYTDLVPTTLVPAVKIQGDLVYESKDILLALEERFKEHPLLPENPEENAIARQWIEDADTSDFRDIAYKFLREPISDANELANLQAAFEAKLDQLEQTLGKYPGSFFVSTFSLIDIMYSAHLDRLAANLPVYRGYHIKGNPRFPRLNAWFEAISQRPAYHRVRSDSITNNLLLRRRFGSQPVGNLSPLNPADSEAIEYRAEAAERLSDNREAAIADILKNSGVQRLAINDDISPVKEAIDLHLRLLAEYLINGNKIVLPWGRIGGKDNADPIVAAVGAITLAYLRNRICAPRDMSAGAATAFRAAVDKVLTSLY